Sequence from the Methanosarcina siciliae T4/M genome:
GAACATACCTTGGATCTCCCTGGAAGGGGGTTCCATCGGGAAGGTATACGTCTCCGAGAATTCTGGCAACTGCACCTGTTGCAGGTCTCCAGGGTAGAATCCTGAACGTTGACGGGTCAAGCACGAGTTTCATATCGGATTCTTCGATCCTTGTAAAGCCCTGAATCGAAGAGCCATCAAACATTACACCGTTTTCAAAAGCTTCTTCCAGTTGTTCTGCAGGAATTGCCCAGCTTTTGATGATGCCGAGTGTATCCGTAAATTGTGTCCGGATAAACTTTACGTCTCGTTCTTTTACAGCCTCTAATACATCTTCTTTAGTTGTACACTTTTTCATCTGCACCATTTGATTTCATCCTCACTAGGCATTAGGTAACCATTTACCTATTTATTCTTATATATATCTTTCTATATTTCCTATGGAATAGGATACGCTCAAAGCTCTAGACAGGACTAACTAAACTCTAAAAATATTTATGTGATTTATCCCCGATTTAGCTATGTATATTTCTATTCCCCTGTATATAAATCTCATTCCAGAAGAAGCGAATTTCCAAGCAGGGTTTTATTTTGTCTCTTCTTTCTGGGAGATTTTTCCAGAAAACTCTAATATACAGGAAAAGAAAATTGAAGCTTTTTTGACCTTAATATTAATTAGCGTTGAAGTTAATATTCCTTGGGGGTATATGTCTCAGAAAGAAAATATCTTCAGGTTTCTATCCTCTATTATAATCTGCCTGTTAGCGGGGGCTATTGGCTCCATATTTACATCCTCTTCTCTGGAGAGCTGGTATCTTTTACTTGAAAAACCGACGTTTAATCCTCCTTCCTGGGTCTTTTTCCCTGTCTGGACAGCGCTTTATACGCTTATGGGAATCTCCCTTTTCCTTGTATGGGGAAAGGGGGTGCAGGAAAAAGAAGTAAGAGTGGGAGTTTTCCTTTTCGGGGTACAGCTGGGCCTCAATATATTCTGGTCTTTCCTATTCTTTGGCATGCAGTCTCCTTATCTTGCCTTTCTTGAGATTCTCCTGCTCTGGCTTGCAATTCTGCTGACAGCTATACAATTCTGGAAGGTTTCAAAGGTAGCTTCCTATCTCCTTATTCCCTATTTTCTCTGGGTCAGTTTTGCGGTGCTGCTTAATTACCAAATCTGGGTACTTAATCCATGAGTATATGCTCTCATGAGCAATATTTCGGATAAGGATCGAATTCCACAAAACGTCAATTCACAAAAAATCCCTATTCACAAAAAATCCCTATTCACAAAAAACCCCTATTCACACAAAAATTCTGAAAAAAAGTCTCTACCTGGAAAACCCGGATAAATATTGATTTAAAGGTCATCAGTATGGAGGGCACCGCAACCGCAGCTTCTTCCCAGAAGGGTTGATACGCGATGCTTCAGATGGTTGATATCATCTTCGGACATCTTGTCAAGTTCTTCTTTGTGTTCTTTTTCTATATGATCAAACATAGCTTTTTCGACTTCCTC
This genomic interval carries:
- a CDS encoding TspO/MBR family protein, whose product is MSQKENIFRFLSSIIICLLAGAIGSIFTSSSLESWYLLLEKPTFNPPSWVFFPVWTALYTLMGISLFLVWGKGVQEKEVRVGVFLFGVQLGLNIFWSFLFFGMQSPYLAFLEILLLWLAILLTAIQFWKVSKVASYLLIPYFLWVSFAVLLNYQIWVLNP
- a CDS encoding DUF1059 domain-containing protein, whose amino-acid sequence is MKIVKCGDLGFKCNFMAAGNELEEVEKAMFDHIEKEHKEELDKMSEDDINHLKHRVSTLLGRSCGCGALHTDDL